A single genomic interval of Corylus avellana chromosome ca10, CavTom2PMs-1.0 harbors:
- the LOC132164792 gene encoding uncharacterized protein LOC132164792 isoform X2 encodes MAAALECWSSRASTDEDMVEQVLMRTQDRSEGSPPGGSVGAAAAGTGAKESSAMQKRLQRLSRNVSEALASLKNSLNLDSARDLPPPSSSSSSSSSSLKIESQSTRKVVWGSVVRNLTQLYPGSQLPEKLVSNIRRHYDSLPLSYAQAGFDMKEVFLHIKLIEEASGDDHPAMLIQEVSDDEVQGSVFKLTFACNSSISWPAMSGALDSASICCKKIQIFEKKGFTLGVVLLLVQAGQEKSVKTRIENALKSAIKKPKTSAVKLPFGFCGCQEESTKGIDFGEIEEEPGDQSYRNGVENLSTKIQLQLPLPTSSFVVSVDEWQTIQSGGDEIGKWLLNSDNLEFIDQTGPNSFKGVYKGKRVGIEKLKGCDKGNSYEFELRKDLLELMTCGHRNILQFYGVCVDDTHGLCVVTKLMEGGSVHDLLLKSKKLQSKEIIRISVDIAEGIKFMNDHGVAYRDLNTQRILLDRHGNACLGDMGIVAACNSVGEAMEYETDGYRWLAPEIIAGDPESVSETWMSNAYSFGMVIWEMVTGEAAYAAFSPVQAAVGIAACGLRPDIPKDCPQILKVLMTKCWNNIPSKRPQFSDIISILLRPNNNNNNRRKESHEQFISGQA; translated from the exons ATGGCTGCGGCGCTGGAGTGTTGGTCGAGCCGAGCCAGTACGGACGAGGACATGGTGGAGCAGGTGCTGATGAGGACGCAGGACAGATCGGAGGGCTCGCCTCCGGGGGGCTCTGTCGGGGCTGCAGCAGCCGGGACCGGAGCGAAGGAGTCTTCGGCGATGCAGAAGCGCCTACAGAGGCTGAGCCGGAACGTGTCCGAGGCGCTCGCCTCGCTGAAGAACTCGCTGAATCTCGACTCGGCACGTGACCTTCCACCTCCCTCCTCGTCCTCGTCCTCGTCGTCTTCGTCGCTAAAGATCGAGTCTCAGTCCACTAGAAAGGTCGTGTGGGGCAGCGTCGTAAGAAACCTCACTCAGCTCTACCCCGGTAGCCAGCTCCCGGAGAAGCTCGTCTCCAACATTCGCAGGCATTACGATTCGTTGCCGCTCAG TTATGCTCAAGCGGGATTTGATATGAAAGAAGTGTTCCTTCATATCAAGTTGATAGAGGAGGCATCAGGGGATGACCACCCTGCGATGTTGATTCAAGAAGTGTCAGATGATGAAGTTCAAGGGTCTGTATTCAAGCTCACATTTGCATGTAACTCTTCGATTTCGTGGCCGGCAATGTCGGGGGCACTGGATAGCGCCTCCATTTGCTGCAAGAAGATTCAGATCTTTGAGAAAAAGGGGTTCACTCTTGGGGTTGTTCTCCTTCTGGTTCAAGCTGGGCAAGAGAAATCGGTCAAAACCCGGATTGAAAATGCTCTTAAATCGGCTATAAAGAAGCCGAAAACCAGTGCAGTGAAGCTCCcttttgggttttgtgggtgTCAGGAAGAGAGCACCAAAGGGATAGACTTCGGAGAGATTGAAGAAGAACCGGGTGACCAAAGTTATAGAAATGGGGTTGAGAATTTGAGCACTAAGATTCAGCTTCAGTTGCCATTACCCACATCGTCTTTTGTAGTATCGGTTGATGAATGGCAGACGATTCAGTCAGGTGGGGATGAGATTGGGAAATGGCTGTTGAACTCGGATAATCTTGAGTTTATTGATCAGACTGGACCCAATTCATTTAAGGGAGTTTACAAGGGCAAAAGGGTTGGAATTGAGAAGCTCAAGGGCTGTGACAAGGGGAATTCTTACGAGTTTGAGCTCAGAAAGGATCTGTTGGAGCTCATGACTTGTGGGCATAGAAACATTCTGCAATTCTATGGTGTTTGTGTCGATGACACTCATGGGTTGTGTGTCGTGACAAAGTTGATGGAAGGTGGATCAGTTCATGACTTATTGCTAAAGAGCAAGAAGCTTCAGAGTAAGGAAATTATAAGAATTTCTGTTGATATCGCGGAGGGGATTAAGTTCATGAATGATCATGGTGTTGCATACAGAGATCTCAACACGCAGAGGATTTTATTGGATCGGCATGGAAATGCTTGCTTGGGGGACATGGGTATAGTTGCTGCTTGTAATAGTGTTGGTGAGGCCATGGAGTATGAAACTGATGGTTATCGGTGGCTAGCCCCAGAG ATAATAGCTGGTGACCCGGAGAGTGTTTCTGAGACATGGATGAGTAATGCATACAGTTTTGGGATGGTAATTTGGGAGATGGTGACTGGTGAGGCAGCTTATGCTGCGTTTTCACCTGTGCAAGCAGCGGTTGGGATTGCTGCTTGTGGCCTTAGACCAGATATCCCTAAGGACTGCCCACAAATTCTAAAAGTTTTGATGACAAAGTGCTGGAACAATATCCCTTCAAAGCGCCCTCAATTCTCTGATATTATATCGATATTGCTGCGgccaaacaacaacaacaacaacag AAGAAAGGAATCACATGAGCAGTTTATATCTGGTCAAGCATGA
- the LOC132164792 gene encoding uncharacterized protein LOC132164792 isoform X1 codes for MAAALECWSSRASTDEDMVEQVLMRTQDRSEGSPPGGSVGAAAAGTGAKESSAMQKRLQRLSRNVSEALASLKNSLNLDSARDLPPPSSSSSSSSSSLKIESQSTRKVVWGSVVRNLTQLYPGSQLPEKLVSNIRRHYDSLPLSYAQAGFDMKEVFLHIKLIEEASGDDHPAMLIQEVSDDEVQGSVFKLTFACNSSISWPAMSGALDSASICCKKIQIFEKKGFTLGVVLLLVQAGQEKSVKTRIENALKSAIKKPKTSAVKLPFGFCGCQEESTKGIDFGEIEEEPGDQSYRNGVENLSTKIQLQLPLPTSSFVVSVDEWQTIQSGGDEIGKWLLNSDNLEFIDQTGPNSFKGVYKGKRVGIEKLKGCDKGNSYEFELRKDLLELMTCGHRNILQFYGVCVDDTHGLCVVTKLMEGGSVHDLLLKSKKLQSKEIIRISVDIAEGIKFMNDHGVAYRDLNTQRILLDRHGNACLGDMGIVAACNSVGEAMEYETDGYRWLAPEIIAGDPESVSETWMSNAYSFGMVIWEMVTGEAAYAAFSPVQAAVGIAACGLRPDIPKDCPQILKVLMTKCWNNIPSKRPQFSDIISILLRPNNNNNNSQMNTLDGTRKPMNRQWEKQEQYRWTIWA; via the exons ATGGCTGCGGCGCTGGAGTGTTGGTCGAGCCGAGCCAGTACGGACGAGGACATGGTGGAGCAGGTGCTGATGAGGACGCAGGACAGATCGGAGGGCTCGCCTCCGGGGGGCTCTGTCGGGGCTGCAGCAGCCGGGACCGGAGCGAAGGAGTCTTCGGCGATGCAGAAGCGCCTACAGAGGCTGAGCCGGAACGTGTCCGAGGCGCTCGCCTCGCTGAAGAACTCGCTGAATCTCGACTCGGCACGTGACCTTCCACCTCCCTCCTCGTCCTCGTCCTCGTCGTCTTCGTCGCTAAAGATCGAGTCTCAGTCCACTAGAAAGGTCGTGTGGGGCAGCGTCGTAAGAAACCTCACTCAGCTCTACCCCGGTAGCCAGCTCCCGGAGAAGCTCGTCTCCAACATTCGCAGGCATTACGATTCGTTGCCGCTCAG TTATGCTCAAGCGGGATTTGATATGAAAGAAGTGTTCCTTCATATCAAGTTGATAGAGGAGGCATCAGGGGATGACCACCCTGCGATGTTGATTCAAGAAGTGTCAGATGATGAAGTTCAAGGGTCTGTATTCAAGCTCACATTTGCATGTAACTCTTCGATTTCGTGGCCGGCAATGTCGGGGGCACTGGATAGCGCCTCCATTTGCTGCAAGAAGATTCAGATCTTTGAGAAAAAGGGGTTCACTCTTGGGGTTGTTCTCCTTCTGGTTCAAGCTGGGCAAGAGAAATCGGTCAAAACCCGGATTGAAAATGCTCTTAAATCGGCTATAAAGAAGCCGAAAACCAGTGCAGTGAAGCTCCcttttgggttttgtgggtgTCAGGAAGAGAGCACCAAAGGGATAGACTTCGGAGAGATTGAAGAAGAACCGGGTGACCAAAGTTATAGAAATGGGGTTGAGAATTTGAGCACTAAGATTCAGCTTCAGTTGCCATTACCCACATCGTCTTTTGTAGTATCGGTTGATGAATGGCAGACGATTCAGTCAGGTGGGGATGAGATTGGGAAATGGCTGTTGAACTCGGATAATCTTGAGTTTATTGATCAGACTGGACCCAATTCATTTAAGGGAGTTTACAAGGGCAAAAGGGTTGGAATTGAGAAGCTCAAGGGCTGTGACAAGGGGAATTCTTACGAGTTTGAGCTCAGAAAGGATCTGTTGGAGCTCATGACTTGTGGGCATAGAAACATTCTGCAATTCTATGGTGTTTGTGTCGATGACACTCATGGGTTGTGTGTCGTGACAAAGTTGATGGAAGGTGGATCAGTTCATGACTTATTGCTAAAGAGCAAGAAGCTTCAGAGTAAGGAAATTATAAGAATTTCTGTTGATATCGCGGAGGGGATTAAGTTCATGAATGATCATGGTGTTGCATACAGAGATCTCAACACGCAGAGGATTTTATTGGATCGGCATGGAAATGCTTGCTTGGGGGACATGGGTATAGTTGCTGCTTGTAATAGTGTTGGTGAGGCCATGGAGTATGAAACTGATGGTTATCGGTGGCTAGCCCCAGAG ATAATAGCTGGTGACCCGGAGAGTGTTTCTGAGACATGGATGAGTAATGCATACAGTTTTGGGATGGTAATTTGGGAGATGGTGACTGGTGAGGCAGCTTATGCTGCGTTTTCACCTGTGCAAGCAGCGGTTGGGATTGCTGCTTGTGGCCTTAGACCAGATATCCCTAAGGACTGCCCACAAATTCTAAAAGTTTTGATGACAAAGTGCTGGAACAATATCCCTTCAAAGCGCCCTCAATTCTCTGATATTATATCGATATTGCTGCGgccaaacaacaacaacaacaacag CCAAATGAACACTTTGGATGGTACCCGAAAGCCCATGAACCGGCAGTGGGAAAAGCAAGAGCAGTATCGCTGGACAATATGGGCCTAA
- the LOC132164792 gene encoding uncharacterized protein LOC132164792 isoform X3, with amino-acid sequence MAAALECWSSRASTDEDMVEQVLMRTQDRSEGSPPGGSVGAAAAGTGAKESSAMQKRLQRLSRNVSEALASLKNSLNLDSARDLPPPSSSSSSSSSSLKIESQSTRKVVWGSVVRNLTQLYPGSQLPEKLVSNIRRHYDSLPLSYAQAGFDMKEVFLHIKLIEEASGDDHPAMLIQEVSDDEVQGSVFKLTFACNSSISWPAMSGALDSASICCKKIQIFEKKGFTLGVVLLLVQAGQEKSVKTRIENALKSAIKKPKTSAVKLPFGFCGCQEESTKGIDFGEIEEEPGDQSYRNGVENLSTKIQLQLPLPTSSFVVSVDEWQTIQSGGDEIGKWLLNSDNLEFIDQTGPNSFKGVYKGKRVGIEKLKGCDKGNSYEFELRKDLLELMTCGHRNILQFYGVCVDDTHGLCVVTKLMEGGSVHDLLLKSKKLQSKEIIRISVDIAEGIKFMNDHGVAYRDLNTQRILLDRHGNACLGDMGIVAACNSVGEAMEYETDGYRWLAPEIIAGDPESVSETWMSNAYSFGMVIWEMVTGEAAYAAFSPVQAAVGIAACGLRPDIPKDCPQILKVLMTKCWNNIPSKRPQFSDIISILLRPNNNNNNRKESHEQFISGQA; translated from the exons ATGGCTGCGGCGCTGGAGTGTTGGTCGAGCCGAGCCAGTACGGACGAGGACATGGTGGAGCAGGTGCTGATGAGGACGCAGGACAGATCGGAGGGCTCGCCTCCGGGGGGCTCTGTCGGGGCTGCAGCAGCCGGGACCGGAGCGAAGGAGTCTTCGGCGATGCAGAAGCGCCTACAGAGGCTGAGCCGGAACGTGTCCGAGGCGCTCGCCTCGCTGAAGAACTCGCTGAATCTCGACTCGGCACGTGACCTTCCACCTCCCTCCTCGTCCTCGTCCTCGTCGTCTTCGTCGCTAAAGATCGAGTCTCAGTCCACTAGAAAGGTCGTGTGGGGCAGCGTCGTAAGAAACCTCACTCAGCTCTACCCCGGTAGCCAGCTCCCGGAGAAGCTCGTCTCCAACATTCGCAGGCATTACGATTCGTTGCCGCTCAG TTATGCTCAAGCGGGATTTGATATGAAAGAAGTGTTCCTTCATATCAAGTTGATAGAGGAGGCATCAGGGGATGACCACCCTGCGATGTTGATTCAAGAAGTGTCAGATGATGAAGTTCAAGGGTCTGTATTCAAGCTCACATTTGCATGTAACTCTTCGATTTCGTGGCCGGCAATGTCGGGGGCACTGGATAGCGCCTCCATTTGCTGCAAGAAGATTCAGATCTTTGAGAAAAAGGGGTTCACTCTTGGGGTTGTTCTCCTTCTGGTTCAAGCTGGGCAAGAGAAATCGGTCAAAACCCGGATTGAAAATGCTCTTAAATCGGCTATAAAGAAGCCGAAAACCAGTGCAGTGAAGCTCCcttttgggttttgtgggtgTCAGGAAGAGAGCACCAAAGGGATAGACTTCGGAGAGATTGAAGAAGAACCGGGTGACCAAAGTTATAGAAATGGGGTTGAGAATTTGAGCACTAAGATTCAGCTTCAGTTGCCATTACCCACATCGTCTTTTGTAGTATCGGTTGATGAATGGCAGACGATTCAGTCAGGTGGGGATGAGATTGGGAAATGGCTGTTGAACTCGGATAATCTTGAGTTTATTGATCAGACTGGACCCAATTCATTTAAGGGAGTTTACAAGGGCAAAAGGGTTGGAATTGAGAAGCTCAAGGGCTGTGACAAGGGGAATTCTTACGAGTTTGAGCTCAGAAAGGATCTGTTGGAGCTCATGACTTGTGGGCATAGAAACATTCTGCAATTCTATGGTGTTTGTGTCGATGACACTCATGGGTTGTGTGTCGTGACAAAGTTGATGGAAGGTGGATCAGTTCATGACTTATTGCTAAAGAGCAAGAAGCTTCAGAGTAAGGAAATTATAAGAATTTCTGTTGATATCGCGGAGGGGATTAAGTTCATGAATGATCATGGTGTTGCATACAGAGATCTCAACACGCAGAGGATTTTATTGGATCGGCATGGAAATGCTTGCTTGGGGGACATGGGTATAGTTGCTGCTTGTAATAGTGTTGGTGAGGCCATGGAGTATGAAACTGATGGTTATCGGTGGCTAGCCCCAGAG ATAATAGCTGGTGACCCGGAGAGTGTTTCTGAGACATGGATGAGTAATGCATACAGTTTTGGGATGGTAATTTGGGAGATGGTGACTGGTGAGGCAGCTTATGCTGCGTTTTCACCTGTGCAAGCAGCGGTTGGGATTGCTGCTTGTGGCCTTAGACCAGATATCCCTAAGGACTGCCCACAAATTCTAAAAGTTTTGATGACAAAGTGCTGGAACAATATCCCTTCAAAGCGCCCTCAATTCTCTGATATTATATCGATATTGCTGCGgccaaacaacaacaacaacaacag AAAGGAATCACATGAGCAGTTTATATCTGGTCAAGCATGA